From Slackia heliotrinireducens DSM 20476:
AGGACCACGTGGCCGCGGGGTTGCTGGGCATCTTCCTGGGCGCGTTCGGCATCCACAAGTTCTATCTGGGATATCACCGCGCGGGATTCATCATGCTGGGCATCACGCTTTTGGGAAGCCTCATCTCGTTCGGCCTGGCGGGCGCGGTCGTGTGGGTCATCGGCGTTGTCGAAGGCATCATGTACCTGGTCAAACCGCAAATCGATTTCGAACGGGAATACGTGTTCAACAACAGGGAATGGTTCTGACGAGCCTCCCGCCGAAGAAGAAAAGCCATCGGGGCCGGGCATCCGGCCCTTTCTCATGCGTGTCGAAGGCACCTTTCGCCGAGGGTGGTACAACCAACGGAACCGGACGTGCGGTCCTTTTCGTCGGGCTGCATGCACCCAGCTTCGCTCGCGGGCGTCCTTGGAAGCGCGCAACCTCTGGCAGGTGCGGTGTGTTCTCTCATAAACTACGCAGCCGCACCCACCGGCGGACGCGCGGTTTCGTCATATGAAGACCGATAGGAGCGGCGGCGGTTCACGACAATCGGGAATGAATCTGCGATATGTGACCCGAATGACGCCGAATTAAGGTAAACTTGTGAAGACACTATTTGCCAGTCGTAGGGGGTACACCCCAGAAAGGGACGGTGGTTTTCATGGCAGCTCCTGAGACCCTTCATGTCCGCAACGTTGTGTTGGTCGGACAGGACGGTGCGGGCAAGACGTCACTGGCAGAGGCAATGCTCTACATTTCCGGCCAGACTCCGCGCATGGGCACTACGCATGATGGAAAGTCCTACATGGACTACGATCCCGAGGAGATCAAGCGCAAGTTCACGATGAGCACTTCCATCGCGCCCATCCCGTATAACGATTACAAGATCAATCTGCTGGACACGTCAGGCCATCCCGACTTCATCGGCGACACCCTGGCAACCATGCAGGCCGCCGAAATGGCCATGTTCGTCATCGACGCCGTGGCAGGCCCGCAGGTCATGACCACGCGCCTGTGGCATGAGGCCGAGAACATGCGCCTTTCCCGCTCCGTGTTCATCAACCACATCGACCGCGAGAACGCGAACTTCGACGTCATCATGGCTCAGCTGCACGCTCGCTTCGGCAGCCGTCTGGGCGCGGTCACCATTCCTATCGGCGTCGACCGCGACTTCCGCGGCGTCATCGATGTCCTGCGCATGAAGGCGCACTACATCGACGGCAACAACGACCGCATCGAAGACATTCCCGCAGAGTACGCCGACGTGGCGCAGGCCGCCCGCGACAAGCTCTGCGACTTGGTCGCCGAGGCCGACGACGAACTGATGATGAAATATCTCGATGGTGAAGAGCAGCTGACCCAGGAAGAGCTGGAGGGCCTGTTCGACAAGGCAATCGCCCAGGAGCTCTTCATCCCCGTGTTCGTGGGCTCCACCATCGTGCTGCAGGGCATCAAGTCCCTTATGGACGACATCTGCACCTACTTCCCGCATCCCACGGCCCACGGCCCCATCGCCCTGGCCGACGGCGGCGAGATCCTCGTGACCAAGGAAGACCAGCAGCCCGCAGGCTTCGTCTTCAAGACCCTGGCCGACCCCTTCGTCGGGCGTCTGAGCTTCGTCAAGGTCATCTCCGGCACCTTCGCACCCGGTGTCGAAGTGGTCAATTCCCGCACGCGCAAGAAGGACCGCATCGGCCACGTGTACATCATGAAGGGTAAGGAGACTCAGGACGTCAAGAGCGCATTCGCAGGCGACATCATCGTGCTGCCGAAGCTTGACGACGCACGCACCGGCGACACGCTGTCCCATACCGGCGACATCGAAATCGCTCCGCTGCCCTTCCCCGAGCCGCTGTACCCCATCGCCATCGAAGCCAAGGACAAGAAGGAAGAGAGCAAACTCGGCACCTTCCTGTCCCGCCTGACCGACACCGACCCCACCGTCCGCGTCGAGCGTCTTGAGGAAACCCACCAGACGGTCATCACCACCATGGGCGAGGCCCAGGTCCAGACCATCCTCAACCGTCTGAAGGAACAGGCCAACATCGAAGTCGACGTGCTGCCCGTCCGCATCCCGTATCGCGAGACCATCACGAAGACCGCCGAGGCCCAGGGTCGCCACAAGAAGCAGACCGGCGGCTCCGGCCAGTTCGGCGACTGCTGGCTGCGTCTCGAGCCCAATCCGGGCAAAGGCTACGAGTTCCTCGACGCCATCAAGGGCGGCGCCATCCCCGGCGGCCTGGTCCCCGCTGTTGACAAGGGCGTTCAGGACGCCATGGCCGAAGGCTTCCTGGCCGGTTATCCGATGCAGGACATCAAGTGCACCGTGTACGATGGCTCTTATCACCCGGTCGACTCCAACGAAATGGCGTTCAAGACTGCAGCCCGCATCGGCTTCCGCGCCGCATGCGAGAAGGCCGCCCCGGTCATCCTCGAGCCCATGGTGAACATGAACGTCACCGTTCCCGAAGAGTTCGCGGGCTCCGTCATGGGCGACGTGGCAACCCGTCGCGGCCGCATCGTAGGCACCGACTCCAACGACGCAGGCGACACCATCATCATGGTTCGCGTTCCTTACGCCGAGGTCATCACCTACGCCAAGGACCTGCGAAGCCTGTCCCGCGGCACCGGCTCCTACACCATCGAGCATGATGGCTACGAGCAGGCTCCGTACGACGTCCAGCAGAAGCTGGTCGAAGAGTACCAGGCAAGCCGCAACAACTAAGTTCCGAACGGAACTCCAGAAGGGCCCCTTCGGGGGCCCTTTTGTGTCAGTAGGGACGTTTCCTTTTGACACAAAAATGTGTCACTGGGGACAGATTCAGGCGGCGGCACCCATCTGCTCCGATTTCGCAAGCACGCGCCCCATACGGGCCGCACTACGTCGACCGGGCTTTGCCGTGCGAAAAAACGGCCCCGCTCAGCAGGGCCAAAAACTCGTTTATTTCGTGCCGGTGTGGATGGCGACGATGCCTCCGGCGTAGTTCTTCCAGGTCACGTCCTTGAACCCGGCGTCGCGAAGCATCTGGGCGTATTCCTCCTGAGGAGGGAAGGCCCGAATGGAGTCGGCCAGATACACGAAGCTAGGGCGGTCCTTCGTGAACAGCCAGCCCCAGAACGGAATCATCACCTTCAAATATATATGGTACAGGCCGCGCCAAACCGGATTCGGAGGGGTGGAGAACTCGAGGCATGCAAAGGTGCCGCTCGGCTTAAGCACGCGGTGCACCTCGGAAAGCGCCTTCATTCGGTCCGGAATGTTCCGGATGCCGTAAGCCATGGTCACCGCGTCGTAAGAGCAGTCGTCGTAGGGCACGTCCTGCGCGTCCACAACCTCGAAATCGAAGGGGACGCCGTTGTTTTCGCCCATCTGGTAGCGTTTTTTGGCCACCGCGAGCATCTCGGGAACGAAATCCGTCAGCTGCACGTGCGCGGGCTTGCGGCGCTGGGCTGCCATGTACGACACGTCGCCCGTTCCGCCGGCCAAATCGAGCAGGTCCGATTCCGCCGCCAGGTTCGCAGCATCGACCGTCGCTCGCAGCCAGCCTTTGTACAGCCCGAAGCTCGACACGGCGTTGAACTTCTTGTACTGCTCGGCGATGGCGCCGAAAATGTGCTGAACTCGTTCCTCGGAAACCTCCGCCGGCGCATCCTCTCCGGTTGCGGTGTCCACTACATGGTGCTCTTCGCTCATAGCCGCTCTTATCTACGTACCTGAATATATAATCGTGGCGGATTTCGTGCCGTCTATGCGTTTTGACGCAACTCAGAAGTATAGCCGAATCTTCTTGCGCTAGAATGGCCGCATGATTATTACAGCAGAACACATCATCCCCGTCACTTCCGATCCCATCGAGGACGGTGCCATTCTGGTTAAGGACGGACGAATTGCCGAAATCGGCAGCGCCCAGCGCCTGAAGGCCCGTAATCCGGAGGAGGAAGTGAAGGACTTCGGCAGGGCGGCTCTCATGCCCGGCCTTGTCGACCTCCATACCCATATGGAGTACACCGTGCTTCGCGGCATCGTCCACGACGTCCCTTACGGCGAGTGGCTGGCCGAGGAGCATCGCAAAGCCGACATGCTCACTTGGGACGATCGGTATGATTCCGCCCTCCTCGGCGGAATGGAGATGATCTCCGGCGGCATCACCACCATTGCGGAGTTCACCGGCTCCGGCGCTTCTTGTGAGGCGTTGCAGGACCTGGGCCTTCGCTCCTTCGTATATCGCTCCGTCGGTGCGCAGGAGAAGGCGGCCGTCCAGCCGGCTATCGACGCTGCGCTGGCGGACATCCGCAAATGGCGTGAGAAGGTCGACCCCGACCGCACCGTCGTCGGTATCGCACCCAAGGCGCTGCATGCATGCCACCCCACCATCTACCGCAAGGTCAACGAGGTGGCAGAGGCCGAAGGCATTCCTGTCGCCATGCATATCGCCGGCAGTTATGAGGAGTACAACTACGTCATGAGGGGCACCATGCCCCTGTCGGTTCGCGGCATCACTCGTACGAACGACAACCTGACCGACCGCCCGATGTGGTTGCCCACCGGCGTGACGCCTGTGAACTACGCACTCAACTGGGATGCGTTCAACAGCGACGACGTGCTGGCCGTGCATTGCGTGCATGTGAACGAAGACGACATCGCCCGTCTGAAGGAATATGACGTGGCCGTTGCCATCAGCACCCGCTGCAACGCCCAGCTCGGCATGGGCTTGGCGCCGCTGCCCGAACTGCTCCGCGCCGGTTTGCGCGTCGGTTTGGGAACGGACTCGCCGGCCGCCATCGACTCGGCGGACATGTTCATGGAGATGCGCCTCGGCATGCTCATCCATCGTGCCGTCGACCGCAACAGCTTCCTGAGCGCATCCACCATGCTTGAGCTCGCCACCTTGGGCGGCGCCCGCGCACTGCGTATGGAAAACGAGATCGGCAGTCTGGAAGTCGGCAAGCGTGCGGACATCATTGCCGTGGACCTGGCAAGCTCGCGACAGACCCCGCTGGTCGATCCCGTAACGGCGGTCGTTACCAGCGCTTCGGCATCAGACGTCATTTTCACTATGGTGCAGGGCAAGGTGTTGTACGATCGCGGCAAGTACTCGGGCCATGTGGATCGAGACGAAGCCATGCGTAGCGCAATCCGTATTCGTAGAAGGTTGAGGGACTAACCTTATGGCAAAACAGAAGATGACGGCCAAGCAAAGGGCCGCCAAGATCGAAGCGGCCCAGCGCCGCGAAGAGGCCGCGCGCAAGAAGAAGGAAGCCGCTGAGCGCACCAAGAAGATATTCACTGTCGTCGTGTGCATTATCCTGGTTCTTGCTCTTGGCATTCCTACCATCGCCATTATGGCTATGGGCGGAGCGTAAGACTCTTACCTATATAGATAGAAGCGGCGTCGGGTTTCCGGCGCCGCTTCTTTATGCATACGTATCATAGCGAAAACCGTCCAAAACCGGAATTTGTTGGAAATGAGAATGGAATGTGAACGCGCAACAAACGCTCGACCTGGATTTGTGGAGACGGACGCCGCCCGAAGGGCCGGATCCGGCCGATTTCCGAGAAATCCCTTGACTCGGGCGGGGGAGGCGCGTAATATATTCACTCGCGCCGCGGGGCGGTACGACCGCCGCGGGCGACGCCGGGGCCGAAAGGCCCGGGGGCACCTTGAAAACCGGATACTGTGACGCAAGCGAATTCAAGCGAATCTTTGATCAATTTTGTACAGACTAACAACCTAGTCTTTCCTTTGGAACATGCAAACGAAGACAGGCCAGTCGAACGGAGAACCGGACAGAACGCAGGGCGGGGGCCGGAAGGCCCCGCCTCTACATTCAAACGGAGAGTTTGATCCTGGCTCAGGATGAACGCTGGCGGCGCGCCTAACACATGCAAGTCGAACGATTAAACCGCCCTCGGGCGGACATACAGTGGCGAACGGGTGAGTAACACGTGACCAACCCGCCCCCTCCTCCGGGACAACCTCGGGAAACCGTGGCTAATACCGGATACTCCGGCAGCAGCGCATGCTGCGGCCGGGAAAGCCCAGACGGGAGGGGATGGGGTCGCGGCCCATCAGGTAGACGGCGGGGCAACGGCCCGCCGTGCCGACGACGGGTAGCCGGGCTGAGAGGCTGATCGGCCACATTGGGACTGAGACACGGCCCAGACTCCTACGGGAGGCAGCAGTGGGGAATCTTGCGCAATGGGGGGAACCCTGACGCAGCGACGCCGCGTGCGGGACGAAGGCCTTCGGGTCGTAAACCGCTTTCAGCAGGGAAGAAACATGACGGTACCTGCAGAAGAAGCTCCGGCTAACTACGTGCCAGCAGCCGCGGTAATACGTAGGGAGCGAGCGTTATCCGGATTCATTGGGCGTAAAGCGCGCGCAGGCGGCCGGCCAAGCGGGCCTCGTCGAAGCCGTGGGCTCAACCCGCGGAAGCGACCCGAACTGGCCGGCTCGAGTGAGGTAGGGGAGGATGGAATTCCCGGTGTAGCGGTGGAATGCGCAGATATCGGGAGGAACACCGACGGCGAAGGCAGTCCTCTGGGCCTTCACTGACGCTGAGGCGCGAAAGCTGGGGGAGCGAACAGGATTAGATACCCTGGTAGTCCCAGCCGTAAACGATGGGCGCTAGGTGTGGGGGGCCGGACCCCCCGTGCCGCAGCCAACGCATTAAGCGCCCCGCCTGGGGAGTACGGCCGCAAGGCTAAAACTCAAAGGAATTGACGGGGGCCCGCACAAGCAGCGGAGCATGTGGCTTAATTCGAAGCAACGCGAAGAACCTTACCAGGGCTTGACATGCAGGTGAAGCGGCGGAAACGCCGTGGCCTGACCGGAGCCTGCACAGGTGGTGCATGGCTGTCGTCAGCTCGTGTCGTGAGATGTTGGGTTAAGTCCCGCAACGAGCGCAACCCCTGCCGCATGTTGCCAGCATCAAGTTGGGGACTCATGCGGGACCGCCGGCGCCAAGCCGGAGGAAGGCGGGGACGACGTCAAGTCATCATGCCCCTCATGCCCTGGGCTGCACACGTGCTACAATGGCCGGCACAGCGGGCTGCGACGCAGCGATGCGGAGCGAATCCCTCAAAGCCGGCCCCAGTTCGGATCGGAGGCTGCAACCCGCCTCCGTGAAGCCGGAGTTGCTAGTAATCGCGGATCAGCACGCCGCGGTGAATGCGTTCCCGGGCCTTGTACACACCGCCCGTCACACCACCCGAGTCGTCTGCACCCGAAGCCGCCGGCCGAACCCGTTAAGGGGCGGAGGCGTCGAAGGTGTGGAGGGTGAGGGGGGTGAAGTCGTAACAAGGTAGCCGTACGGGAACGTGCGGCTGGATCACCTCCTTTCTAGGGAGAGCCCAAGCTCGAACATAGAGAGCGATTCCGCGCGCCGGAGGGGATGCGTTTCTCCGTGCCCCCGGCCGGCACCCGCTTGGATGCGCCTTGCGCGCAGCGTCCGGTTTTCAGGGTCGCCCCCGAGAAGGCGGGCACCTTGAAAGTCGCATAGCGTTGATTTTTCCGAAAATCATGCGAAACATCATCAGTTCTTGACTGCAAAGTATAAGGACCTGCGGATGTTCGCATCTTTCAGAAGCGAATCTAGATCAATTTTCCGATCGAAACGAACAACTTGTTCTATCCGTAACACATTGAATCGTTACATGCGTGCGGGCCGGGGCCATGCGGCCCCGGCGCGAGAAGATACCAAGGGCGCACGGCGGATGCCTTGGCATCGGAAGGCGAAGAAGGACGCGGCAAGCTGCGATAAGCCGGGGGGAGGCGCAAACGGCCTGAGATCCCCGGATCTCCGAATGGGGGAACCCGCCCGGGGCCATGCCCGGGCACGGCCGCCTGAACACATAGGGCGGCCGGGCCAACCCGGGGAACCGAAACATCCAAGTACCCGGAGGAAGAGAAATCAACCGAGAATCCGCGAGTAGCGGCGAGCGAAAGCGGACGAGCCCAAACCCGGCAGAGCGTCAAAGTCTGAGGACGTTGCCTGCCGGGGGTTGCGGGGCGCGCCAAGGGAGGGCCTCAGCCCCCCCGCGCAGTCACAAAGGGGCGGCGGAGCGGAACGGCCTGGGAAGGCCGGCGGAACAGGGTGAGAGCCCCGTACGCGAACCGACGCCCCCTGCGCGAGCGCGTCCCCGAGTAGGGCCGGGCACGTGAAACCCGGTCCGAAGCAGGGGGGACCACCCTCCAAGGCTAAACACTCTCCGATGACCGATAGCGAACCAGTACCGTGAGGGAAAGGTGAAAAGCACCCCGAGAGGGGAGTGAAACAGCACCTGAAACCGTGCGCCTGCAAGCAGTCGGAGCACCCATGCGGTGTGACGGCGTGCCTTTTGTAGAATGAGCCTGCGAGTTGCGGCGTGCGGCGAGGCCAAGCGTTTGGCGAGCCGCAGCGAAAGCGAGTCTGAACAGGGCGACGATCCAGTCGCATGCCGCAGACGCGAAGCCGGGTGATCTATCCATGGGCAGGCTGAAGCGCGGGTAAGACCGCGTGGAGGGCCGAACCCACTTCGGTTGAAAACGGAGGGGATGACCTGTGGATAGGGGTGAAAGGCCAATCAAACCCGGAGATATCTCGTTCTCCCCGAAATAGCTTTAGGGCTAGCCTCGGCAAATGTGGATGGCGGAGGTAGGGCGCTGGACCGTCTAGGGGGCCTCACAGCCTACCGAAACGGACCAAACTGCGAATGCCGCCATCGTCAGGCCGGGAGTCAGGCCGTGCGGGCTAAGCCGCGCGGCCGAGAGGGAAACAGCCCAGACCGCCCGCTAAGGCCCCCAAATCCGTGCTGAGTGGCAAAGGATGTGCGTTTGCCTAGACAACCAGGATGTTGGCTTAGAAGCAGCCATGCATTCAAAGAGTGCGTAACAGCTCACTGGTCGAGTGGACATGCGCCGACAATACACGGGGCTAAGCACGGTGCCGAAGCGGCGGGACGGACCTTTACGGCCCGTCGGTAGGGGAGCTTTCCCGGCAGGGGCGAAGCTCGGGGGAAACCCCGGGTGGACCGCCGGGAAGTGAGAATGCAGGCATGAGTAACGAGAGCAGCGCGGGAAACGCTGCCGCCGAAAGCCCAAGGTTTCCTGGGCGAGGCTAATCCCCCCAGGGTCAGTCGGGGGCTAAGGCGAGGCCGGAAGGCGTAGCCGATGCGCAACAGGCTGACATTCCTGTACCGCCTTCGGGGCGATACCACCGACGGGGCGACGGAGAAGGGCAGCCGGGCGGGGTTCTGGACGTCCCCGTGAAAGCGCGTAGGGAGCGCGGCAGGCAAATCCGCCGCGCACGCATCCCGAGACGCGAGACGAAGCCGTTCTGGCGAAGCCGGTCATCCCATGCTCCCGAGAAAAACCCCTAGGGAGGCCCGAGGGCGCCCGTACCAAAACCGACACAGGCGGGCGGGTAGAGAATACCGAGGCGATCGGGAGAACCATGGTCAAGGAACTCGGCATAATCGCCCCGTAACTTCGGGAGAAGGGGCGCCCCTGGCGGTGGAGGGACTCGCTCCCCGAGCCGCCGGGGGCCGCAGCGAAGAGGCCCAAGCGACTGTTTACCAAAAACACAGGACTCTGCCAAGCCGCAAGGCGA
This genomic window contains:
- the fusA gene encoding elongation factor G → MAAPETLHVRNVVLVGQDGAGKTSLAEAMLYISGQTPRMGTTHDGKSYMDYDPEEIKRKFTMSTSIAPIPYNDYKINLLDTSGHPDFIGDTLATMQAAEMAMFVIDAVAGPQVMTTRLWHEAENMRLSRSVFINHIDRENANFDVIMAQLHARFGSRLGAVTIPIGVDRDFRGVIDVLRMKAHYIDGNNDRIEDIPAEYADVAQAARDKLCDLVAEADDELMMKYLDGEEQLTQEELEGLFDKAIAQELFIPVFVGSTIVLQGIKSLMDDICTYFPHPTAHGPIALADGGEILVTKEDQQPAGFVFKTLADPFVGRLSFVKVISGTFAPGVEVVNSRTRKKDRIGHVYIMKGKETQDVKSAFAGDIIVLPKLDDARTGDTLSHTGDIEIAPLPFPEPLYPIAIEAKDKKEESKLGTFLSRLTDTDPTVRVERLEETHQTVITTMGEAQVQTILNRLKEQANIEVDVLPVRIPYRETITKTAEAQGRHKKQTGGSGQFGDCWLRLEPNPGKGYEFLDAIKGGAIPGGLVPAVDKGVQDAMAEGFLAGYPMQDIKCTVYDGSYHPVDSNEMAFKTAARIGFRAACEKAAPVILEPMVNMNVTVPEEFAGSVMGDVATRRGRIVGTDSNDAGDTIIMVRVPYAEVITYAKDLRSLSRGTGSYTIEHDGYEQAPYDVQQKLVEEYQASRNN
- a CDS encoding class I SAM-dependent methyltransferase, whose product is MSEEHHVVDTATGEDAPAEVSEERVQHIFGAIAEQYKKFNAVSSFGLYKGWLRATVDAANLAAESDLLDLAGGTGDVSYMAAQRRKPAHVQLTDFVPEMLAVAKKRYQMGENNGVPFDFEVVDAQDVPYDDCSYDAVTMAYGIRNIPDRMKALSEVHRVLKPSGTFACLEFSTPPNPVWRGLYHIYLKVMIPFWGWLFTKDRPSFVYLADSIRAFPPQEEYAQMLRDAGFKDVTWKNYAGGIVAIHTGTK
- a CDS encoding amidohydrolase family protein is translated as MIITAEHIIPVTSDPIEDGAILVKDGRIAEIGSAQRLKARNPEEEVKDFGRAALMPGLVDLHTHMEYTVLRGIVHDVPYGEWLAEEHRKADMLTWDDRYDSALLGGMEMISGGITTIAEFTGSGASCEALQDLGLRSFVYRSVGAQEKAAVQPAIDAALADIRKWREKVDPDRTVVGIAPKALHACHPTIYRKVNEVAEAEGIPVAMHIAGSYEEYNYVMRGTMPLSVRGITRTNDNLTDRPMWLPTGVTPVNYALNWDAFNSDDVLAVHCVHVNEDDIARLKEYDVAVAISTRCNAQLGMGLAPLPELLRAGLRVGLGTDSPAAIDSADMFMEMRLGMLIHRAVDRNSFLSASTMLELATLGGARALRMENEIGSLEVGKRADIIAVDLASSRQTPLVDPVTAVVTSASASDVIFTMVQGKVLYDRGKYSGHVDRDEAMRSAIRIRRRLRD